TTTGCCCTCGTCTTGGCTGAGCAACTTGGGCAATTCTTGAAGATAGACCGCTACGTCGTTCTCAAATGCAGATGCTTGTCCTGCCATCCCGATCACCATGTCATTGCCCCTTTCGCCAGAGGCTGTTCGTAAGAGACCAAGCGAACCGGGTTCCGTGAGATCAGAGTCAGAACTTGCCATAGCGCCACTCGCCCCTTCGCTGAGACATCGAGCAATGCACGATGATGTATGACGCCGAACGCCGCGGCGTTGCAGACCCGCGTCGTGCACTGGGATCACCGCTGCGCGCAGCCGGCACGAGGATGGACACGACCAGTGGCCGCTTCATTTTCCGATGCAGAACCGGCTGAAGATCTCACCCAGCAGATCGTCGGCGGTAAAGGCGCCGGTGATCTCCCCCAGCGCCTCATGCGCCATCCGCAATTCCTCGGCCATGAGGTCCAGCGCCGGCGGCGCCGCGGCCGCTTGCTGAAGCGCCAGATCGACATGCTCACGGGTGCGGCGCAGTGCCTGCACATGGCGCTCGCGAGCAATGAACAAACCTTCCGGCACCGCATGCCAGCCAACCTGCTGCAGCAGGCGCTGGCGCAACGCATCCAGGCCCGCGCCCGTCTTGGCTGAGAGCGTCAACGCGCCGTCCGGCAGGACCGGCAAAGTCGCCGGTGCATCGGCCTTGTTGTAGATCTGCAGCAGGCGCGCAGGATCCACGCCCACCAGACGGGCGCGGATCTCGGCATCTTCGGCCTCGTAATCGGCATGACCCACGCGGGTGAGGTCATGCAAGAAAAGCACCACGTCCGCCTCCGCAATCGCGTCCCAGCTGCGGGCCACGCCGATGCGCTCGACCTCGTCCTGGGTCTCGCGCAGCCCAGCCGTGTCGCTGATGTGCAGCGGCACGCCTTCGATCTGGATGGTCTGGCTGAGCTTGTCGCGCGTCGTCCCGGGAATCGCCGTGACGATCGCCAGCTCCGCTCCCGCGAGGGCATTGAGCAGGGAGCTCTTACCTACGTTCGGTTGGCCGGCCAACACCACCTTGATGCCCTCGCGCAGGATGGCGCCTTGTCGACTGCGCTCAAGCAGGCCGTCCAACCGCGCCATCAGGCGACGCAGCTTGCCCAGGGCATCGGCGGCCTGCAGGAAATCGATCTCCTCTTCCGGGAAGTCCAGCGTCGCTTCCACCAGCATGCGCAGCTGGATGAGCGCATCGCGCAATTGGCCCACCTCGCCGCTGAGCGCACCGGCCAGGGCACGCCCGGCGCTGCGTGCGGCGGCCTCGGTGCTGGCATCGATCAGGTCCGCCACCGCCTCGGCCTGGGCGAGGTCGAGCTTGCCGTTGAGAAAGGCCCGTCGCGTGAACTCACCCGGCTCGGCCAGCCGCAGGCGAAGGGCGGGATCGGCCTCCAGACATCGCGCCAGCAGCAATTGCAGGACGACCGGCCCGCCGTGCGCCTGAAGCTCCAGCACATGCTCGCCGGTGTAGGAATGCGGCGCCGGAAAGAGCAGCGCCAGGCCGTGGTCGATGGCCTCGCCGGTCGCGCTTCGGAAGGGCAGGTAGGTGGCCTCGCGCGGCTTCAGCGTGCGGCCACACAGGGCGTCCACCAACGGTGTCAGGTCTTGCGGTGAAGAGACACGCACGATGCCCACGGCACCGCGCCCGGGTGCGGTGGCAATGGCGGCGATGGGATCCTGGTGACGAGACAGCATCCGCAGATTGTCTCGCAGCCGCGAGGCGGCGGTGGGGTGAGGGCTCGCTCCCTTCCGGTGGCGAGGCCAGCATCGCCGGCAGGCTGGCGGCTGGCGGCTGGCGGCTGGCGGCTGGCGAGCCTCGTTCGACATGGGCCGCCCGCCTGCACATGAATGGCGCGGGGTAGGCGCGACGCCGGCTCGCATGCGCCGTCGTCGGGAGCCTCCGGTTCCCGGCACCACAGCACCGGAAAGCGATCCCCGCATGGGCTCATTAAGCGCCGATGCAGGGACGAAAAAAAGCCCCCGGCATGCGGGGGCTCATCGAGCGGTGTGAAGAATCACCGGGGACGGCCGCGAACGCATCGCGGCCCGCCCCAGCCGGTTTACTTCATCACGCCAACCTGGCGGTTGATCATCCACTGCTGGGCGATCGACAGGATGTTGTTCACCAGCCAGTACAGCACCAGGCCGGACGGGAAGAAGAAGAACATCACGCTGAAGGCCAGCGGCATGAACCACATCATCTTGGCCTGGACCGGATCGGCGGGCTGCGGATTCAGCCAGACCTGCAGCAGGCTGGAGGCGGTCATCAGCAGCGGCAGCGGACCGATCGGCGCGCTCAGGATGTGGCCGAACAGGCTGTCGGGCTTGGACAGGTCATGGATCCACAGCACCCACGGCGCGCCGCGCATCTCGACGCTGGACAGCAGCACCCAGTACAGCGCGATGAAGAACGGCATCTGCAGGAAGATCGGCAGGCAGCTGCCCAGCGGATTGATCTTCTCTTCCTTGTAGATGCGCATCATCTCCTGCTGCATCTGCTGCGGCTTGTCCTTGAAGCGCTCGCGCATCTGCTGGATGCGCGGGTTCACCGCCTTCATCTTCGCCATGCTGCGATAGGCGCTGGCATTGAGGCCGTAGAACGCGACCTTCAGCAGGACCACCAGCATGATGATCGCCCAGCCCCAGTTGCCCAGCAGCGAGTGCAGCATGTCCAGCAGCCAGAACAGCGGCTTGGACAGCACCTTGAAGATGCCGTAGTCCTTCACCAGTTCCAGGCCCGGGGCCAGCACTTCGAGCTTCTTCTCTTCCTGCGGCCCGACGTACAGCTGGTTGTCCAGCTTCGCCGAGGCACCCGGTGCCACCGTGGCGAAGTTCATCACCATGCCGGCCGAGTAAAGGTTCTCGTTGAGCGGCTTGACGTTGAACTCGCGCGGACCCGCTTCGGTGCGCAGCCAGGCGCTGACGAAGTAATGCTGGACCATCGCCACCCAGCCGTCGTCGGCCAGCTTCTCGTATTCGGCCTTGCCCTTCTTGAGGTCGTCGAACGCCAGCTTGTGGTACTTGGCCTTGTCCGTGTAGAGCGCCGGACCGGAGAACGAGGCCGGGGCGAAGGACGGACCGGTGTGGTCGATGTGACCGTCGCGCACCAGCTGCAGGTAGAGCTGCGGCGTGACCGCGGCGCTGCCGGTGTTGGTCACCTCGTGCTGCACACCGATGGCGTAGTCACCGCGCTTGAAGGTGTAGGTCTTGGCCAGCTTGACGCCGCCTTGTTCACCTTCGAGACGGAAGGTCAGCGTGTCGGCGCCGTCCTTGAGCTCACGAGGACCGTCGACCAGGGTCAGCACGGTCTGGTCGTTCGGCGCGCCGGCGACATTCAGCAGACCCGAGCGGGCGCTGTATTGGCGGATCGGATCGAGCACCACCACATGGCCGCTGGGATGGGTGTCATCGGCATGCTTGAGCAGCTCGACGCGCACCAGGCTGCCGCCGCGGGTGTCGATGGTGGCCTTGACGACGTCGGTCGTGATGTCCACCAATTGGCTCTGCACTGGGGCGGGCGCCGAAGCGGCCGTCGAGGCGGCCCCCGCTGCAGACGCGGAACCGGCCACGGGCAAGGCCGAGGACGGGCCCGACGCTGCAGACGCGGCGCTGGCGGCGGTCTGGGCAGGCGCGGGATGGAACATCGACGCTTGGCCGTTGTGCCGCTGCCAGCCGTCCCACAGAAGGACCAGCGACATGGTGAACACCACCCACAAGATGGTGCGGCGTATATCAGTCATGGGGAAGCTTTTGATTTGGCGGTTGAGGTGGCCCGACCCGGCCGGCATCCGGTGAGGCGGGTGAACAAGCGGGGCGGATTGTCGGGCACGGGATCATGCCCGCCCAGGCAGAACGGATTGCAACGCAGGATGCGTGCGGCTGCCAGATAGGTGCCGGCGGCCGCGCCATGTTGGCGCAGCGCCTGCATGGCGTAATTCGAGCAGCTTGGGCTGTAGCGGCAGTCTGCCCGCAGCCACGCGCTGAACAGCAGCTGATAGCCGCGCACCATTCCCATCAGCAGCCGCGTGGCCAGACGGGGACGATCGCTGCTCATGAGGGCCTCAGCCCGCCGCCGCTGGCGCTCGCGCCAGCTTGCGGGTCAGTTGCAGAAGTTCGGCGCGGGCAGCCGCACGCAGCGCGTCCGAGGACGCGCTGGGGAACTGCTTGCGATCGAAAGGCATCCTCAGCCGCACTACCCACAGGCCAGGCGGCAGGTCCGGCAGCTCGCCGAACACGGCGCGAATCTGACGCTTCAACAGCCCCCGGGTGACGGCACGCTTGGCGTGACGCTTGGGCACGACATAACCCAGCC
The Roseateles amylovorans genome window above contains:
- the mnmE gene encoding tRNA uridine-5-carboxymethylaminomethyl(34) synthesis GTPase MnmE codes for the protein MLSRHQDPIAAIATAPGRGAVGIVRVSSPQDLTPLVDALCGRTLKPREATYLPFRSATGEAIDHGLALLFPAPHSYTGEHVLELQAHGGPVVLQLLLARCLEADPALRLRLAEPGEFTRRAFLNGKLDLAQAEAVADLIDASTEAAARSAGRALAGALSGEVGQLRDALIQLRMLVEATLDFPEEEIDFLQAADALGKLRRLMARLDGLLERSRQGAILREGIKVVLAGQPNVGKSSLLNALAGAELAIVTAIPGTTRDKLSQTIQIEGVPLHISDTAGLRETQDEVERIGVARSWDAIAEADVVLFLHDLTRVGHADYEAEDAEIRARLVGVDPARLLQIYNKADAPATLPVLPDGALTLSAKTGAGLDALRQRLLQQVGWHAVPEGLFIARERHVQALRRTREHVDLALQQAAAAPPALDLMAEELRMAHEALGEITGAFTADDLLGEIFSRFCIGK
- the yidD gene encoding membrane protein insertion efficiency factor YidD → MSSDRPRLATRLLMGMVRGYQLLFSAWLRADCRYSPSCSNYAMQALRQHGAAAGTYLAAARILRCNPFCLGGHDPVPDNPPRLFTRLTGCRPGRATSTAKSKASP
- the yidC gene encoding membrane protein insertase YidC, coding for MTDIRRTILWVVFTMSLVLLWDGWQRHNGQASMFHPAPAQTAASAASAASGPSSALPVAGSASAAGAASTAASAPAPVQSQLVDITTDVVKATIDTRGGSLVRVELLKHADDTHPSGHVVVLDPIRQYSARSGLLNVAGAPNDQTVLTLVDGPRELKDGADTLTFRLEGEQGGVKLAKTYTFKRGDYAIGVQHEVTNTGSAAVTPQLYLQLVRDGHIDHTGPSFAPASFSGPALYTDKAKYHKLAFDDLKKGKAEYEKLADDGWVAMVQHYFVSAWLRTEAGPREFNVKPLNENLYSAGMVMNFATVAPGASAKLDNQLYVGPQEEKKLEVLAPGLELVKDYGIFKVLSKPLFWLLDMLHSLLGNWGWAIIMLVVLLKVAFYGLNASAYRSMAKMKAVNPRIQQMRERFKDKPQQMQQEMMRIYKEEKINPLGSCLPIFLQMPFFIALYWVLLSSVEMRGAPWVLWIHDLSKPDSLFGHILSAPIGPLPLLMTASSLLQVWLNPQPADPVQAKMMWFMPLAFSVMFFFFPSGLVLYWLVNNILSIAQQWMINRQVGVMK